The DNA segment GCGAAAAAAGAAATCGGCTAACTCGCTTGATGTATTGCTACTAGAGGAACCTGAAAACCACCTTAGCCATACGAACATGAAGCGCCTCGTCTCAACCATTGCTGATGCTGAAGATCAACAGATGATTGTGACCACGCACAACAGTCTGATCAGCACTCGGCTCGATCTTCGAAACGCTATATTGTTGAACAGCTCAGGAACAGATGCCGTTACCATGAAGAACTTGGCCAAAGAGACTGCTGATTTCTTTATGAAGGCCCCTGACAACAACGTTTTGGAGTTCGTCTTGTCAGGTCGGGTGATCTTAGTTGAAGGAGATGCTGAGTTTATCCTGATGCAAGCGTTGTTCAAACGGGTAACGGGAGTGGAACTCGACAACACAGATATTCACGTCATCTCTGTCGGGGGGACGAGCTTTAAACGTTACATGGAACTGGCAAAAATCCTTGGAGTGCGTACAGCCGTGCTGCGTGACAATGATGGTGATTACGAGAAAAACTGCCGTGATAACTACGTGGCGTATGTGACCGATGGTATTCGAGTGTTTTCAGAGATTGCAAACGGTCTGAGCACATTCGAGATATCCATGTACCAAAATAACCCCACCTTGTGTGACGAAATGTTCTCTGGCGGGAAGATCCAGCTGGCGCCCCAAGACTATATGCTCAATAACAAAACGCAGGTGGCGCTGCGCCTATTGGAAGAAAAAGCAGACCAGTTGGTTGTTCCAGGCTATATCCAGGAAGCGATAGAGTGGATCAGTTCGTAATTCTATCAGTCGCGGGTTCGGGAAAGACAACTCATATCGTTAATTCAATCGATCCAGAAAAGTCGAATCTGGTCCTGACCTACACTGACAATAACCACTTAAATCTAAGAAATCGGATCGTTAGTCGATTCGATGGCATTCCTGACGGCACGCGGATCTACACGTATTTTTCGTTTTTGTACTCGTTCTGTTTAAGGCCACTGTGCGGAGATAGGTACAGGCTGAAAGGAATTAATTTCGATATTCCGCCTGAGTTCACTCGCCGTATCAAGCGCGACAAATTGCGTCACTATGTTGATTCTCATGGACGCATCTACGCGTCACGTATCGCAAGCTTTCTAATCAATTTCAGTATGGTTGATGAAGTACGGGGTCGAATTGCGAAGTATTTTGATTGCGTTTATGTAGACGAAGTGCAGGACTTCGCTGGGTATGACTTCAACTTGTTGGCTAAAATTACGGCTGGAAACACCGATTCAATTTTTGTCGGGGATTTTTTTCAGCACACCTACGATACCAGTCGTGATGGGAATGTGAACATAGGGTTGCATGATGACTATGACAAATACAAGAAGAAATTTGAAAGCTTGGGCTTCGAGGTTGATGAAACCACATTGGGGCGTAGTCATCGATGCAGTATTACTACCTGCGAATTCGTGACTGATAACCTTGGGGTAGCTATTGGCAGCCACCATAAAAAGGAGACTCTACTGGAATTCGTGGATGACGATGGACTGGCTGGAGCAATCTTTTATCAGGAACATATCGTGAAGCTTTTCTATCAGTCGCATTCGAGTTATCCATGTTATTCGAACAACTGGGGAGCTTCTAAGGGGGTGGATGACTATGATTCAGTTTGTGTTGTATTAAATGGTAAAACTGAAAAATTGTTCAGAGAGGGTAAGCTTTTAGAGTTGCCGCCAACCACTAAGAACAAATTATACGTGGCATGCACTCGCGCACGTTCTAAGCTGTATTTTGTACCAGAGCGCCTTATTCGAAAGCACAAAAAATAGATTTTCGTAAAAACAGCCACCATCAAACACGACAATTATACCTGTGATCGGCGATTTTAGCTGATGGTGCTCTTTAGCGTACGAACTGGTAATTCAGGCCCATTGCTACCTGTGAAACGCCCTTTACTGTGATATTTGGAAATCAAAATACTGGTCAGTCACATCAACCTCGTTTTTCGCATCATTAATCATCGCCCACCTATCCCAGACATAATCGCCGTCTCGAGTCATTCCTGGTTCGCCTTTTAAATGATAGATTCGACCACTACCGGTTTTCACAAGCATATTCTCTCTATCAAAAGTTTCAATTTTTGATGAGACCCGTCCTGAATATTGCCAAGGGATGTACCCCACAAGATGATGTGTTTTTTCCGTTTCACAGCTTATTTTAACTTCACGTACAGACCAGTGAATTATGTTTTCTTCAGGCTGTTCGGATATTGAAGCTATAGCAAAAAATGTCATGTGATTGAGGATATGTAAGTCAATGTTTAATAAAATTAATGGAGCCGGAAGTATTCATGAGTTACATCTGATGCCCAGACAACATTGTTGTTTTGCAACCAGATCTTGAGGATATATTCGACATCCTCATCAAAAAACGGATGACCGATTAAATGATAAAGCCGGCCGCTTGATGTAGTAATTTGCAAAGCGGCGCCGCTAAAATGCTTGATGGGGGTGGTAACACGCAAAGTCCCTTTCGATGGCAGGAATCCGACCAAATGCCGCGTTTTCTCCGCGACTCCTTCGAACTGTAATTCTCTGATAGACCACAATGCTATTGATTGTTCGGGCTCTAAAAAGATAGGTGGGGCTGGGCGGTCTGCCATTGTTGTTATCACTTTTTGGGATGTGAATGAGCGATGAGGGACGGTGCTAATGGGTAATTTTTATGATTATGATGCATCTTTTACGAGATGGCAACTTGTTGTATTTTCAGTAAAAAGTGCAAAAAACTTCAAAAATAATCCATGTGAATTCATTCAGATGTTTCCACACAAAAGGCCCGAAATTCATAAAATTTAGTGATCACGTGTGAAACCTATTAAATGTTTTCACATGAAAAAAAACACTAACATGCGCGATATGCCGCCAGGAAGTCCTCACAATTTCCGTTTTTACATTCCCGATAGCGATACGTCTAATCACAAGGCTTGCATTCCTAACCGAATCGACGGAGAATTTAACGTCGGCTTATCATTCATCTCAAACGTAAGGGGGGCATCATGGCTACAAGCATTGAACATGTTGATGTTTCTCTGCGTGCGCATAACCTGGTCAGTACGACCATATAAACAACCGTTTTACTGGGGCATGTCCTCGGTGCGGTATCGCGTTTTTCTCTCTCTTTGAAAAATTCTCTACAGCAGTGATGTTCATGCCTCTCTAACCAAGAGAGAGCAATGCACACAAGTGGCAAAAACATTCTGACTAGTCAACCAAGACAAGCTTCTGAAAAATACGGCATTCGGCTTGTTTGTATTTCAGACATACACGGTGCAACTGGTTTTCATGTTCCCGATGGCGACATTTTGATTATCGCGGGGGACGTGTGTGGATATGGGAAGGTCAGTGAGCTTGCGATTTTTGACCAATTTCTTTCTAGCCTGCCTCACCCGCTCAAATTACTAGTTGCGGGCAATCACGATTGGCCTTTTGCTAATCCCAACGGACCTGATGCTAAAGACCTTGTAAAAAACGTAGTTTACCTGCAAGACGCTAGCTTTGATTATTACGGCCTACGGTTTTGGGGCTCGCCGTGGCAGCCCTGGTTCCTCAATTGGGCTTTCAACCTGCCGAGGGGGCCTGCTCTTGAGGCTGTTTGGCAAAAAATTCCAAACGACACGGATGTTTTGATTACGCATACCCCGCCGTATGGCATTCTTGATGAGACATATAGGGCGAAGCATGTTGGGTGTAAAGCTTTGTCTGATGCATTAAAGCGTGTAAGGCCGGCAGTACATGTTTTCGGACACATTCATGAAAGCTATGGTGTACAAGAGAGTGAAGGCACTATTTTTGTTAATGCGTCTTTATGCAACTTTCATTATCAGCTTGTTAATGCGCCGATCGTTATTGATCTGTAATTTTTACCCTCTATGAAAGTTTTTTCGTTTTTTAAGAAACTTCATCTTCCGACATTCAAACGCAAGAAAAAATAGAACATAAACCCTGTTTTAATATTCTTAATATTTCCATTAAAAACACCGCATCGGCAGGTTAGTGGTAATTCGTTTAATTAACCTCATCATGAAATAAAATCGGCCGCGTTGATTTATCGCACGAGTTAGTTATCAAAAATTAATTCAATCTCATAAGCAATTTCCTGATCTACAAATCTACTTAAGGCACAGCGTTTTCTCGCTTATCAATGAACCCCGTTTCGTACGATTTTTCACACCTAACATGTGCCCAAAAAGTCCCTGCAAAAACTACTAAAACGGGCATTTAGACTGCCACATGTGATCGTATATATATGTTACCACATAAAATAAGCCATTTTTTGCATACCCCCTAGACACGCGCATTTTTTTATGATCCCATCGAGCCAAAATCGATTGTCAGAATCATGCCAAATGGTATGCATCCATTTAACAATAGACGTGTATATGTGTTATGTATTTACGAAAGAAAGATAATAAATTTCGATTCTTTTTAAAAAAGAAGGCGCAAGATTATGATTACCGAGTAAGGCTCGGAGTCGAGGAAGTAGTCTACGAGAAAGTACCCGAAGCAGTGCAGGTCTTTGATGTTAATTTGATGAATTATATAATGAGTGAAAACTCATCAAAAAATAACTTACACCAAAATCACAAGCGAATTTTAAGCTATTTGTCGAATACCTTTGGTTATCTTGAATTAGTTCAGTTAAATGAAAATGTAATTCGAGAGCTAGATGAATTAACGGAAAGTTTTCCGAATTTCACAAACGTTGTTGAATACTACAAGCAACAGCTTTCATTATCCTTAATTGTTGAGAAAGGTTATTTTTCTGCT comes from the Methylomonas sp. LL1 genome and includes:
- a CDS encoding ATP-dependent nuclease; translated protein: MNIDAVSGFLAGDRDFGQLPCMRVEVFLNEQHNPDLNGRNNSDSVLCDGLALICSPMDEYSADIIAILKDPDASFPFEYYSTKFRTFAGESYGGPRKYLRHLLLDSSLINNEYATREYVKSVYRANSEDGDRNKHQNEYRKHKVQFRDAVLGDMNAKLDACQFSIATNNKSNLEADLTITEGDISIDNKGKGRQCFIKTEFALRKKKSANSLDVLLLEEPENHLSHTNMKRLVSTIADAEDQQMIVTTHNSLISTRLDLRNAILLNSSGTDAVTMKNLAKETADFFMKAPDNNVLEFVLSGRVILVEGDAEFILMQALFKRVTGVELDNTDIHVISVGGTSFKRYMELAKILGVRTAVLRDNDGDYEKNCRDNYVAYVTDGIRVFSEIANGLSTFEISMYQNNPTLCDEMFSGGKIQLAPQDYMLNNKTQVALRLLEEKADQLVVPGYIQEAIEWISS
- a CDS encoding metallophosphatase domain-containing protein; translated protein: MHTSGKNILTSQPRQASEKYGIRLVCISDIHGATGFHVPDGDILIIAGDVCGYGKVSELAIFDQFLSSLPHPLKLLVAGNHDWPFANPNGPDAKDLVKNVVYLQDASFDYYGLRFWGSPWQPWFLNWAFNLPRGPALEAVWQKIPNDTDVLITHTPPYGILDETYRAKHVGCKALSDALKRVRPAVHVFGHIHESYGVQESEGTIFVNASLCNFHYQLVNAPIVIDL